A region from the Lolium perenne isolate Kyuss_39 chromosome 4, Kyuss_2.0, whole genome shotgun sequence genome encodes:
- the LOC127296595 gene encoding probable E3 ubiquitin-protein ligase RHY1A codes for MTSASELFTTRRARAPRLSEPDPGPDPHADGPHDPHGLGGRRRRRGCRSRRPLDAAGDVRQHLHTGAPPSRRRGSYTDRILSYIDNNSIGDSAATRNRLDRLMFRTNERLPGAVLQAQARVLERLRGVSIGSSASRPSITLDEFSATDVFRIMDFGSREAPYESNWPTSSSVQLSSGEDEESPSVASSTLNRTRGLSKRSFLRLQIEIFEAKKDDNREASPECSICLDGFYDGDELIRLRCGHRFHSTCLEPWVRKCADCPYCRTNIRSRS; via the exons ATGACGAGCGCCTCCGAGCTCTTCACCACCCGCCGCGCCCGCGCGCCGCGCCTCTCCGAGCCGGACCCGGGCCCGGATCCGCACGCCGACGGGCCGCACGACCCGCACGGCCTCGGCGGGCGCCGGCGCCGACGCGGCTGCCGCTCGCGCCGCCCGCTCGACGCCGCCGGGGACGTGCGCCAGCACCTCCACACCGGGGCCCCGCCCTCGCGCCGACGCGGCTCCTACACG GACCGCATATTATCGTACATAGACAATAACAGCATCGGGGATTCTGCAGCTACGAGGAACCGACTTGATAGGCTGATGTTCAGGACGAATGAGCGGCTGCCTGGCGCGGTACTGCAAGCACAAGCACGTGTTCTAGAGAGGCTAAGAGGCGTTTCTATTGGCTCATCTGCCTCCAGGCCATCGATCACATTAGATGAATTTTCCGCTACGGATGTGTTCAGAATCATGGACTTCGGAAGCAGGGAAGCCCCATATGAGTCAAATTGGCCTACCTCATCATCCGTCCAGCTCAGCAGCGGCGAGGATGAAGAAAGCCCATCAGTCGCTTCTTCTACTTTGAATAGGACACGTGGACTAAGCAAGAGGTCCTTCCTTAGGCTACAGATAGAGATATTTGAGGCTAAGAAAGATGATAACAGGGAGGCATCGCCTGAATGCTCGATTTGCCTCGATGGTTTCTACGACGGAGATGAGCTGATAAGGCTGCGATGCGGGCACAGGTTCCACTCAACCTGCTTGGAGCCGTGGGTGCGGAAATGTGCAGATTGCCCATACTGTCGAACAAACATAAGGTCGCGCTCCTGA